Proteins encoded within one genomic window of Streptomyces sp. NBC_00523:
- a CDS encoding cellulose binding domain-containing protein, producing MRRSARPFAALVAALTLTAGLFAAGAPASARDSDASAAAQASDVSLAADTYDWKNVRIDGGGFVPGIVFNRTEKNLAYARTDIGGAYRWDQSGKQWKPLLDWVDWDHWGWTGVVSLASDSVDPDKVYAAVGTYTNDWDPTNGAVLRSSDRGATWKASTLPFKLGGNMPGRGMGERLAVDPNKNSVLYLGAPSGNGLWRSTDSGATWSEVTAFPNPGNYSQDPTDTSGYGNDNQGIVWVTFDERSGSAGSATQDIYVGVADKDNTVYRSTDGGTTWSRIAGQPTGYLAHKGVLDSDNGHLYLTLSDTGGPYDGGKGQIWRYTTATGEWKDVSPVAEADTYYGFSGLTVDRQHPGTVMATAYSSWWPDTQIFRSTDSGATWTQAWDYTSYPNRSNRFTQDVSSVPWLTWGANPTPPETTPKLGWMTEALEIDPFDSNRMMYGTGATIYGTENLTNWDSGSQFNITPMVKGLEETAVNDLASPPSGAPLLSALGDIGGFRHTDLDAVPDMMFTSPNLTSTTSLDFAESSPNTVVRVGSADAAPHIGFSTDNGSNWFQGSEPSGVTGGGTVAAAADASGFVWSPEGAGVHHTTGYGSSWSASTGIPQGATVESDRKNPKKFYGFAAGTFYVSTDGGATFTAKASSGLPTEGNVRFKAVPGAEGDIWLAGGATTGAYGLWHSTDSGATFTKLSGVGEADSVGFGKAAAGASYQTLFVSAKIGGVRGIFRSTDAGTSWTRINDDAHQWGWTGAAITGDPRVFGRVYVSTNGRGIMYGDSSDSDGGGTDPGTDPGTDPGTDPGTDPGDAACSVTYKVTNQWSGGFQADVTLTNTGSTELDGWKLAWTFPDGQRVGQMWNATAGQDGAKVTATNVSWNGRVAPGASAGFGFTGTLTGGNTAPDAFSLGGEACATG from the coding sequence CCGCTGGGACCAGTCGGGCAAGCAGTGGAAGCCGCTGCTCGACTGGGTGGACTGGGACCACTGGGGCTGGACCGGGGTGGTGAGCCTCGCTTCGGACTCGGTCGACCCGGACAAGGTGTACGCCGCCGTGGGCACGTACACCAACGACTGGGATCCCACCAACGGCGCGGTGCTGCGTTCGTCGGACCGGGGCGCGACCTGGAAGGCGAGCACCCTGCCCTTCAAGCTCGGCGGCAACATGCCCGGCCGGGGCATGGGCGAACGCCTCGCGGTCGACCCGAACAAGAACTCCGTGCTCTACCTGGGCGCGCCCAGCGGCAACGGCCTCTGGCGGTCCACCGATTCGGGCGCCACCTGGTCCGAGGTGACGGCCTTCCCCAACCCGGGCAACTACTCCCAGGACCCGACCGACACCAGCGGCTACGGCAACGACAACCAGGGCATCGTCTGGGTGACGTTCGACGAGCGCAGCGGCAGCGCGGGCAGCGCGACCCAGGACATCTACGTCGGGGTCGCCGACAAGGACAACACCGTCTACCGCTCCACGGACGGCGGGACCACCTGGTCGCGGATCGCCGGACAGCCGACGGGATACCTGGCGCACAAGGGCGTACTCGACTCCGACAACGGCCACCTGTATCTGACGCTCAGCGACACCGGCGGCCCGTACGACGGCGGCAAGGGGCAGATCTGGCGGTACACCACCGCGACGGGGGAGTGGAAGGACGTCAGCCCGGTCGCCGAGGCCGACACCTACTACGGCTTCAGCGGGCTCACCGTGGACCGGCAGCACCCCGGCACGGTGATGGCGACCGCGTACAGCTCCTGGTGGCCCGACACCCAGATCTTCCGCTCCACGGACAGCGGCGCGACCTGGACCCAGGCGTGGGACTACACCAGCTACCCGAACCGCTCCAACCGCTTCACCCAGGACGTGTCCTCGGTGCCGTGGCTGACCTGGGGTGCCAACCCGACGCCGCCGGAGACCACACCGAAGCTGGGCTGGATGACGGAGGCGCTGGAGATCGACCCGTTCGACTCGAACCGCATGATGTACGGGACCGGCGCGACGATCTACGGCACCGAGAACCTCACCAACTGGGACTCCGGCAGCCAGTTCAACATCACGCCGATGGTGAAGGGCCTGGAGGAGACCGCGGTCAACGACCTGGCCAGCCCGCCGTCCGGAGCGCCGCTGCTCAGCGCGCTCGGTGACATCGGGGGCTTCCGGCACACCGACCTCGACGCCGTGCCGGACATGATGTTCACCTCGCCCAACCTGACCTCCACCACGAGCCTCGACTTCGCCGAGAGCAGCCCGAACACGGTGGTCCGGGTCGGAAGCGCCGACGCCGCCCCGCACATCGGCTTCTCGACGGACAACGGTTCCAACTGGTTCCAGGGCTCCGAGCCGTCCGGCGTGACCGGCGGCGGCACGGTCGCGGCGGCGGCCGACGCGAGCGGCTTCGTCTGGAGCCCCGAGGGCGCCGGGGTCCATCACACGACCGGGTACGGGAGTTCGTGGTCGGCCTCCACCGGGATACCGCAGGGCGCGACGGTCGAGTCGGACCGGAAGAACCCGAAGAAGTTCTACGGGTTCGCGGCCGGCACCTTCTACGTCTCCACGGACGGCGGCGCGACCTTCACGGCGAAGGCGTCGAGCGGCCTGCCCACCGAGGGCAACGTCCGCTTCAAGGCGGTCCCCGGTGCCGAGGGCGACATCTGGCTCGCGGGCGGCGCCACGACGGGCGCGTACGGCCTGTGGCACTCGACGGACTCGGGGGCGACCTTCACGAAGCTGAGCGGTGTCGGCGAGGCGGACTCCGTCGGCTTCGGCAAGGCGGCGGCGGGCGCCTCGTACCAGACGCTCTTCGTCTCGGCGAAGATCGGCGGGGTGCGCGGCATCTTCCGGTCCACCGACGCGGGCACGAGCTGGACCCGCATCAACGACGACGCCCACCAGTGGGGCTGGACGGGCGCCGCGATCACGGGCGACCCGCGCGTCTTCGGCCGGGTGTACGTGTCCACCAACGGGCGCGGAATCATGTACGGCGACTCCTCGGACAGCGACGGCGGCGGTACGGATCCCGGCACCGATCCCGGTACCGACCCGGGCACGGACCCCGGCACCGATCCCGGTGACGCGGCCTGTTCGGTGACGTACAAGGTCACCAACCAGTGGTCCGGCGGCTTCCAGGCCGATGTGACCCTCACCAACACCGGCAGCACGGAGCTGGACGGCTGGAAGCTCGCCTGGACCTTCCCGGACGGGCAGCGGGTCGGCCAGATGTGGAATGCGACGGCCGGTCAGGACGGGGCGAAGGTGACGGCCACCAACGTCTCCTGGAACGGCCGGGTGGCGCCGGGCGCGTCCGCGGGCTTCGGCTTCACGGGCACGCTGACCGGCGGCAACACGGCACCGGACGCCTTCTCGCTCGGCGGGGAGGCCTGCGCCACCGGCTGA
- a CDS encoding SIS domain-containing protein: MSFVEIEIASQPECWRRAAELAPSHAAALPAPGERVAVVGCGTSFYMAQAYASLREESGQGETDAFAASEFPTRRRYDRVVALTRSGTTTEVLELLGRLSGTTPTVAITADPETPVMTAADAVVVLDFADEQSVVQTRFATTLLTLLRAHLGLHTDAVVRDAERALAEPLPEGLVDRTQFTFLGSGWTAGLANEAALKMKEASLSWTESYAAMEYRHGPISIATDTTATWMFGAAPEGLREQLLETGARWVETDLDPLADLVRVQRLAVARATARGLDPDAPRHLTRSVVLADA; this comes from the coding sequence GTGTCATTTGTCGAGATCGAGATCGCCAGTCAGCCGGAGTGCTGGCGCCGCGCCGCGGAGCTGGCACCGAGTCACGCCGCCGCGCTGCCCGCGCCGGGCGAGCGCGTCGCCGTCGTCGGCTGCGGCACCTCGTTCTACATGGCTCAGGCATACGCCTCGCTCCGTGAGGAGTCCGGGCAGGGCGAGACCGATGCCTTCGCCGCGTCCGAGTTCCCCACCCGCCGCCGCTACGACCGGGTCGTCGCGCTCACCCGCTCCGGCACCACGACCGAGGTCCTCGAACTCCTCGGCCGGCTGAGCGGCACCACGCCCACGGTGGCCATCACCGCCGACCCGGAGACCCCGGTGATGACGGCCGCCGACGCGGTCGTCGTCCTCGACTTCGCGGACGAACAGTCCGTCGTCCAGACCCGGTTCGCCACCACGCTGCTCACGCTGCTGCGCGCGCACCTCGGCCTGCACACCGACGCCGTGGTCCGGGACGCGGAGCGGGCGCTCGCCGAGCCTCTGCCGGAGGGCCTGGTGGACCGCACCCAGTTCACGTTCCTCGGGAGCGGCTGGACGGCCGGTCTCGCCAATGAGGCGGCGCTCAAGATGAAGGAGGCGTCGCTCTCCTGGACCGAGTCGTACGCCGCGATGGAGTACCGCCACGGCCCGATCTCCATCGCCACCGACACCACCGCCACCTGGATGTTCGGCGCCGCCCCCGAGGGCCTGCGCGAGCAGCTCCTGGAGACCGGCGCCCGCTGGGTGGAGACCGACCTGGACCCGCTGGCCGACCTGGTCCGCGTCCAGCGCCTGGCCGTGGCCCGCGCCACCGCGCGCGGCCTCGACCCGGACGCCCCCCGCCACCTGACCCGCTCGGTGGTCCTGGCGGACGCCTGA
- a CDS encoding DeoR/GlpR family DNA-binding transcription regulator has product MSRDARWNALLELVGKHGRVDVEDAAKTLDVSAATIRRDLDQLAEQQLLTRTRGGAIAHGVSYELALRYKTGRNAPEKQAIGRAVAELVAVGEVVGLTGGTTITEVARSLAVRADLVGDGAGGAAGQPTLTVVTNALNIANELVIRPQIKMVVTGGVARPQSYELTGPLASGVLGEITLDVAVLGVNAIDTERGAYVHHEGEASINRLLAQQAQRVVVAADSSKIGKRAFARVCDLSLVDFLVTDRGIAPEASARFTEAGVTVIAV; this is encoded by the coding sequence TTGTCCAGGGATGCCCGGTGGAACGCACTGCTGGAACTCGTAGGTAAGCACGGCCGGGTGGACGTCGAGGACGCGGCGAAGACGCTGGACGTCTCGGCCGCGACCATCCGGCGGGACCTGGACCAGCTCGCCGAGCAGCAACTGCTCACCCGCACCAGGGGCGGCGCGATCGCCCACGGCGTCAGCTACGAGCTGGCCCTCCGGTACAAAACGGGGCGCAACGCCCCGGAGAAGCAGGCCATCGGCCGCGCCGTCGCCGAACTCGTCGCGGTCGGCGAGGTCGTCGGCCTCACCGGCGGCACCACCATCACCGAGGTCGCCCGCTCGCTCGCCGTCCGCGCGGACCTGGTGGGCGACGGTGCCGGCGGCGCGGCGGGGCAGCCGACGCTGACGGTGGTGACCAACGCCCTCAACATCGCCAACGAGCTGGTGATCCGGCCGCAGATCAAGATGGTCGTCACCGGCGGGGTCGCCAGGCCCCAGTCGTACGAGCTCACCGGCCCGCTGGCCAGCGGGGTGCTCGGCGAGATAACGCTCGACGTGGCCGTGCTCGGCGTCAACGCCATCGACACCGAACGCGGCGCGTACGTCCACCACGAGGGCGAGGCCAGCATCAACCGGCTGCTCGCCCAGCAGGCCCAGCGCGTGGTGGTCGCCGCCGACTCCTCGAAGATCGGCAAGCGGGCGTTCGCCCGGGTCTGCGACCTCTCCCTGGTCGACTTCCTGGTCACCGACCGGGGGATCGCCCCCGAGGCGTCCGCCCGCTTCACCGAGGCCGGTGTCACGGTCATCGCCGTCTGA
- a CDS encoding ABC transporter permease yields the protein MANTPVTAARPPVPQPRDPEDAERPAGRKGKKKRIRQPLRQRLKRDKALLLFCLPGVLYFVLFFYLPLAGNVIAFQDYQPFLGFKQSPFVGMANFTALLAEPEFWSAVSNTLQITAIQLLLYFPAPIALALLLNSLISEKIKRFIQTVVYLPHFLSWVVVVAMFKQVLGGAGSVTTLLMEHGVSIGNVMTDPGTFKFLITAQAIWKDCGWGTIIFLASIASIDMGQYESAAMDGAGWMRRIWHITLPGIRPVILMLLILRLGDILSVGFEQILLQRDAVGPDAAEVMDTYVYFHGVVDGDWGMSTAAGLMKGVIGFALILAANKLAHRFGEQGVYR from the coding sequence ATGGCAAACACGCCGGTCACAGCTGCGCGGCCGCCCGTGCCGCAGCCCCGCGACCCGGAAGACGCGGAACGCCCCGCGGGGAGGAAGGGCAAGAAGAAGCGAATACGGCAGCCGCTCCGGCAGCGGCTCAAGCGGGACAAGGCGCTGCTGCTCTTCTGTCTCCCCGGAGTGCTGTACTTCGTGCTCTTCTTCTATCTGCCGCTCGCGGGCAACGTCATCGCCTTCCAGGACTACCAGCCGTTCCTGGGCTTCAAGCAGAGCCCGTTCGTCGGGATGGCGAACTTCACCGCGCTGCTGGCCGAGCCCGAGTTCTGGAGCGCGGTGTCCAACACCCTCCAGATCACGGCGATCCAGCTCCTCCTGTACTTTCCGGCGCCGATCGCCCTGGCCCTGCTGCTCAACTCGCTCATCAGCGAGAAGATCAAGCGGTTCATCCAGACCGTCGTCTACCTGCCGCACTTCCTGTCCTGGGTCGTCGTCGTCGCGATGTTCAAGCAGGTGCTCGGCGGCGCCGGATCGGTCACCACGCTCCTCATGGAGCACGGGGTCAGCATCGGCAACGTGATGACCGACCCCGGCACCTTCAAGTTCCTCATCACCGCGCAGGCCATCTGGAAGGACTGCGGCTGGGGCACGATCATCTTCCTGGCGTCCATCGCCTCGATCGACATGGGCCAGTACGAGTCCGCTGCCATGGACGGCGCCGGATGGATGCGCCGGATCTGGCACATCACCCTGCCCGGCATCCGGCCGGTCATCCTGATGCTGCTCATCCTGCGGCTCGGCGACATCCTCTCGGTCGGCTTCGAGCAGATCCTGCTCCAGCGCGACGCCGTCGGCCCGGACGCCGCCGAGGTCATGGACACCTACGTCTACTTCCACGGCGTCGTGGACGGCGACTGGGGCATGAGCACCGCCGCCGGACTGATGAAGGGCGTCATCGGATTCGCCCTCATCCTCGCCGCCAACAAGCTGGCCCACCGCTTCGGCGAGCAGGGAGTGTACCGATGA
- a CDS encoding carbohydrate ABC transporter permease, which translates to MSQSVATRLRAARSGAARPRRSNGRPPWMERPHWYGQGAKGLALIVLTVIVLYPFLLAIGTSLAGREELNANGGYVLIPHHPTLEAYRVILSGGVVTRAAVVSIFITLIGTALSLACTVMIAYGTSRPGTVLAKPILLLVLGTFLFAPGIIPTYLAVQQFHMLDTYASLVLPVLLNAFNIVVVRSFFQSIPEELYDAARIDGANEVTVLFRIVLPLSKAVLAVVGLFYAVGYWNSFFNAVLYLNDSSKFPIQVILRSYVLNGQSINASAMGVHSIPPATSLQMAVLIIAIVPIFCVYPFLQKFFVKGVLTGAIKG; encoded by the coding sequence ATGAGTCAGTCCGTCGCGACCCGGCTGCGCGCCGCCCGGTCCGGGGCCGCCCGCCCCCGCAGGTCCAACGGCCGCCCGCCGTGGATGGAGCGCCCGCACTGGTACGGGCAGGGCGCCAAGGGCCTCGCGCTCATCGTGCTCACCGTGATCGTGCTCTACCCGTTCCTCCTCGCCATCGGCACCAGCCTCGCGGGCCGCGAGGAGCTGAACGCCAACGGCGGCTACGTGCTGATCCCGCACCACCCGACGCTGGAGGCGTACCGCGTCATCCTGTCCGGGGGCGTGGTCACCCGGGCCGCGGTGGTGTCCATCTTCATCACGCTGATCGGGACCGCGCTCAGCCTGGCGTGCACGGTGATGATCGCGTACGGCACCTCGCGGCCGGGCACGGTCCTCGCCAAGCCGATTCTGCTGCTCGTGCTCGGCACGTTCCTGTTCGCGCCCGGCATCATCCCGACGTACCTCGCGGTCCAGCAGTTCCACATGCTGGATACGTACGCCTCACTGGTCCTCCCGGTCCTGCTGAACGCCTTCAACATCGTGGTGGTCCGCTCGTTCTTCCAGTCCATTCCGGAGGAGCTGTACGACGCGGCGCGCATCGACGGCGCCAATGAGGTCACGGTCCTCTTCCGGATCGTCCTCCCGCTGTCGAAGGCGGTCCTGGCGGTGGTCGGCCTGTTCTACGCGGTCGGGTACTGGAACAGCTTCTTCAACGCGGTGCTGTACCTCAACGACTCCAGCAAGTTCCCCATCCAGGTGATCCTGCGGAGCTACGTCCTCAACGGGCAGAGCATCAACGCCTCCGCGATGGGCGTCCACTCCATCCCGCCCGCGACCTCGCTGCAGATGGCCGTACTGATCATCGCGATCGTGCCCATCTTCTGCGTCTATCCCTTCCTGCAGAAGTTCTTCGTCAAGGGCGTCCTCACCGGGGCGATCAAGGGCTGA
- a CDS encoding Gfo/Idh/MocA family protein: MSDLRIGVIGLGLRRSIATSAHHPGKGSAITAVCDLDPEVRSREAERFGAEIAVEDYKLLLGRDDLDAIIVATPDDTHEVIAIDALRAGKAVFVEKPLGISVESCDNILRAAYETGTRLYVGHNMRHMGVVRLMRDIIARGDIGEPKAVWVRHFVGYGGDYYFKDWHADRTRTTGLLLQKAAHDIDVLHWLAGGYTQRVNALGDLLVYGNLPRREPDTPRPENWLREFDWPPTARKDLHHIVDVEDVSVMNMQLDNGVVAAYQQCHFTPDYWRNYTVIGTEGRLENFGDGPGDEVKVWNTGPSGYRADADITYRVPEAKGSHGGGDSRIMQEFVRFAREGGVTDTSPVAARMSVAAGVLATRSLREGGAPHEVPPLDPELIAYFERGQVRS; this comes from the coding sequence GTGTCAGACCTGCGAATCGGCGTCATCGGGCTCGGCCTGCGCCGGTCCATCGCGACGTCGGCCCACCACCCCGGCAAGGGGTCGGCGATCACCGCCGTCTGCGACCTCGACCCGGAGGTGCGCAGCCGGGAGGCCGAGCGCTTCGGCGCCGAGATCGCGGTCGAGGACTACAAGCTGCTCCTCGGCCGGGACGACCTGGACGCGATCATCGTCGCGACCCCGGACGACACCCACGAGGTCATCGCCATCGACGCCCTGAGGGCCGGCAAGGCGGTCTTCGTGGAGAAGCCGCTCGGCATCTCCGTCGAGAGCTGCGACAACATCCTGCGCGCCGCGTACGAGACCGGCACCCGGCTCTACGTCGGCCACAACATGCGCCACATGGGCGTCGTCCGGCTGATGCGCGACATCATCGCGCGCGGCGACATCGGCGAGCCCAAGGCCGTCTGGGTGCGCCACTTCGTGGGCTACGGCGGCGACTACTACTTCAAGGACTGGCACGCCGACCGCACCCGCACCACCGGCCTGCTCCTCCAGAAGGCCGCCCACGACATCGACGTGCTGCACTGGCTGGCCGGCGGCTACACGCAGCGCGTCAACGCCCTCGGCGACCTGCTCGTCTACGGCAACCTGCCGCGCCGCGAGCCGGACACCCCGCGCCCCGAGAACTGGCTGCGCGAGTTCGACTGGCCGCCGACGGCCCGCAAGGACCTGCACCACATCGTGGACGTCGAGGACGTCTCGGTGATGAACATGCAGCTGGACAACGGCGTCGTGGCCGCCTACCAGCAGTGCCACTTCACCCCCGACTACTGGCGCAACTACACGGTCATCGGCACCGAGGGCCGGCTGGAGAACTTCGGCGACGGCCCCGGCGACGAGGTCAAGGTCTGGAACACCGGCCCCAGCGGCTACCGCGCCGACGCCGACATCACCTACCGGGTGCCCGAGGCCAAGGGCTCCCACGGCGGCGGCGACAGCCGGATCATGCAGGAGTTCGTCCGCTTCGCCCGCGAAGGGGGAGTCACCGACACCTCCCCGGTCGCCGCCCGGATGAGCGTCGCCGCCGGTGTCCTCGCGACCCGCTCCCTGCGCGAGGGCGGTGCGCCCCACGAGGTGCCGCCGCTCGACCCGGAACTGATCGCGTACTTCGAGCGCGGCCAGGTCCGTTCCTGA
- a CDS encoding MBL fold metallo-hydrolase — translation MSITGGDVVDLGRGLYAWLPPKRGWGLANCGLLVSPRGALWIDTPYDPVLAGQFLAESTKRLPDGVTIDRVVVTHANGDHFWGAGVLPDAEIIVTREAREHIHYEPSPQQQHALVTGGDPATPLGAYLARHFGPFDWSQTEPVRPTTYFTGELELSLGDYPVQITSLAPAHTTGDLMVHLPAQSTVFSGDIIFSSSDEQPGDHPIHWEGPLSNIIAACEQVLATGAETIVPGHGPVLDRNGVREHIAYLAYIQERAHALHAAGVPAIDAARQVIAEGRYPGLGLPERLVVTIGSEYRQLDGSERRSVVQVMTDVATVAHEVEQVSEPAGSAG, via the coding sequence ATGTCGATCACGGGTGGGGATGTCGTTGACCTTGGCAGGGGCCTGTACGCCTGGCTCCCGCCGAAGCGTGGCTGGGGGCTGGCCAACTGCGGCCTGCTCGTCTCGCCCCGCGGCGCGCTGTGGATCGACACCCCGTACGACCCGGTGCTCGCCGGCCAGTTCCTCGCCGAGTCCACCAAGCGGCTGCCCGACGGCGTCACCATCGACCGGGTGGTCGTCACGCACGCCAACGGCGACCACTTCTGGGGCGCGGGCGTGCTCCCGGACGCCGAGATCATCGTGACCCGCGAGGCCCGGGAGCACATCCACTACGAGCCCTCGCCGCAGCAGCAGCACGCGCTCGTCACCGGCGGCGACCCGGCCACCCCGCTCGGGGCCTACCTCGCCCGCCACTTCGGCCCGTTCGACTGGTCGCAGACCGAGCCCGTCCGGCCGACCACCTACTTCACCGGCGAGCTCGAACTGAGCCTCGGCGACTACCCGGTGCAGATCACCTCGCTCGCCCCCGCGCACACCACCGGCGACCTGATGGTCCACCTGCCCGCCCAGTCCACCGTGTTCAGCGGCGACATCATCTTCTCGTCGTCCGACGAGCAGCCCGGCGACCACCCGATCCACTGGGAAGGCCCGCTGAGCAACATCATCGCGGCCTGCGAGCAGGTGCTGGCCACCGGCGCCGAAACGATCGTCCCCGGCCACGGACCCGTCCTCGACCGGAACGGCGTCCGCGAGCACATCGCGTACCTCGCGTACATCCAGGAGCGCGCCCACGCCCTGCACGCCGCGGGTGTCCCCGCCATCGACGCGGCCCGCCAGGTCATCGCCGAGGGCCGCTACCCCGGACTCGGCCTGCCCGAGCGGCTGGTGGTCACCATCGGCAGCGAGTACCGGCAGCTCGACGGCTCGGAGCGGCGCAGCGTCGTCCAGGTCATGACCGACGTCGCCACGGTCGCCCACGAAGTGGAGCAGGTCAGTGAGCCGGCAGGCAGCGCGGGCTGA
- a CDS encoding ATP-binding protein gives MAWIVALLAVVAAVAGFTRAYRTGLMEQQAVTRAELAERQAKAAEARTAALLDEIRQLARRRIPAAALALSHPSATVPGLREAAEVDGGAALLLTEAVQAARTAVLEERGRVDAAARAAMRGTSAKIQSLLNQSQQLLHELQHEYDDPRILQLDFRNELALRRTQSTAVLCDAWPGLARQNSPLVEIVLGAQSRVAGYERIKVSNHLRDERLALAARAAEPLAIALAELLANATAYSHPDTDVQVTVQQSGGRGAFLVVDDAGIGMDEDALERARALLAGPAEVLLTELGDPPQTGFAVVGRLVVQYGFECHIEASPFGGMRTILRVPAHLLTVLDEDRNLSALAPAPVTAAPAQPAQTTTDTPAPDAAEPAGLPSRRRRAPRRTPAAATAARAAEPDAAPPARTPEAAGASWAALQQGTLNGRSVTGRPPAPDTGAPDHQDDQGDDEK, from the coding sequence ATGGCATGGATCGTCGCACTGCTCGCCGTCGTCGCCGCGGTGGCGGGCTTCACCCGCGCCTACCGGACCGGCCTCATGGAACAGCAGGCTGTCACCCGCGCCGAACTCGCCGAACGCCAGGCCAAGGCCGCCGAGGCCCGCACCGCCGCCCTCCTGGACGAGATCCGGCAGCTCGCGCGCAGACGGATACCCGCCGCCGCCCTCGCTCTCTCCCACCCCAGCGCCACCGTCCCCGGACTGCGCGAGGCGGCCGAGGTCGACGGCGGCGCCGCCCTCCTGCTCACCGAGGCCGTCCAGGCCGCGCGAACCGCCGTCCTCGAAGAGCGCGGACGCGTCGACGCGGCAGCCCGCGCCGCGATGCGCGGCACCTCCGCCAAGATCCAGTCGCTCCTGAACCAGTCCCAGCAGCTGCTGCACGAGCTCCAGCACGAGTACGACGACCCGCGCATCCTCCAGCTCGACTTCCGCAACGAACTCGCGCTGCGCCGCACCCAGTCCACCGCCGTCCTGTGCGACGCCTGGCCCGGACTCGCCCGGCAGAACTCCCCGCTGGTCGAGATCGTCCTCGGCGCCCAGTCCCGCGTGGCCGGCTACGAGCGGATCAAGGTCTCCAACCACCTGCGCGACGAACGCCTCGCGCTCGCCGCCCGCGCCGCCGAACCCCTCGCCATCGCCCTGGCCGAACTCCTCGCCAACGCCACCGCGTACTCCCACCCCGACACCGACGTCCAGGTCACCGTCCAGCAGAGCGGTGGCCGCGGCGCGTTCCTCGTCGTGGACGACGCGGGCATCGGCATGGACGAGGACGCCCTCGAACGGGCCCGCGCCCTGCTCGCCGGACCCGCCGAGGTCCTGCTCACCGAGCTCGGCGACCCGCCGCAGACCGGCTTCGCGGTCGTCGGCCGGCTCGTCGTCCAGTACGGCTTCGAGTGCCACATCGAGGCGTCCCCGTTCGGCGGCATGCGGACGATCCTGCGCGTCCCGGCCCACCTGCTCACCGTGCTGGACGAGGACCGGAACCTCTCCGCCCTCGCCCCCGCACCCGTGACGGCCGCCCCGGCCCAGCCCGCGCAGACCACCACGGACACCCCCGCGCCGGACGCCGCGGAGCCCGCCGGACTGCCCAGCCGGCGCCGCCGGGCACCGCGCCGCACCCCCGCTGCGGCCACCGCCGCCCGGGCCGCCGAGCCGGACGCCGCCCCGCCGGCCCGTACTCCGGAGGCGGCAGGGGCTTCCTGGGCGGCCCTCCAGCAGGGCACCCTCAACGGCAGGAGCGTCACCGGGCGGCCCCCCGCACCGGACACCGGCGCCCCCGACCACCAGGACGACCAAGGAGACGACGAGAAGTGA
- a CDS encoding roadblock/LC7 domain-containing protein produces MSTPSPHSGDLAWVLTPLLELPGVQHAVVATGDGLVEGASPGLDRASGERVAAMTATLHAAARAFTTAFTDAEAPQLAQTVVESDLGFAIVVPAGRNTTLALFAEPGAKLGDIAYQMQVQVTALTRAMHAPARQSDTAARP; encoded by the coding sequence GTGAGCACCCCCAGTCCCCACTCAGGCGACCTCGCATGGGTGCTGACCCCCCTGCTTGAACTGCCCGGAGTCCAGCACGCCGTGGTCGCCACCGGCGACGGCCTGGTCGAAGGCGCGTCCCCCGGCCTCGACCGCGCCTCCGGCGAACGGGTCGCCGCGATGACGGCCACCCTGCACGCCGCCGCCCGCGCCTTCACGACCGCATTCACCGACGCCGAGGCCCCGCAACTGGCCCAGACCGTCGTGGAGTCGGACCTGGGCTTCGCCATCGTCGTCCCGGCCGGACGCAACACCACCCTCGCCCTGTTCGCCGAACCCGGCGCCAAACTCGGCGACATCGCCTACCAGATGCAGGTCCAGGTCACCGCGCTCACCCGGGCGATGCACGCACCCGCCCGCCAATCGGACACCGCCGCCCGGCCATGA
- a CDS encoding DUF742 domain-containing protein, which produces MTPGPARRLIPAYLVTGGRSRPAGPALDRLAVLVRTDAPVPDDAGTQARRLCDLLEPGALTVVECAAHLDLPVSATVFLATDLAATGLLLTRPPIPSAGQIDRSLVERLLDGLRSLP; this is translated from the coding sequence ATGACCCCCGGCCCAGCACGCCGTCTGATCCCCGCCTATCTGGTCACCGGCGGCAGGTCCCGCCCCGCCGGCCCCGCGCTCGACCGGCTCGCCGTCCTCGTACGCACCGACGCGCCCGTGCCCGACGACGCCGGAACCCAGGCCCGCAGACTCTGCGACCTGCTGGAACCGGGTGCCCTCACCGTCGTCGAGTGCGCGGCCCACCTGGACCTGCCGGTCAGCGCCACCGTCTTCCTGGCCACGGACCTCGCGGCCACCGGACTACTGCTCACCCGACCGCCGATACCCAGTGCCGGGCAGATCGACAGGTCGCTTGTCGAGAGGCTGCTCGATGGACTCCGCTCCCTCCCCTGA